From a single Candidatus Aegiribacteria sp. genomic region:
- the pdxS gene encoding pyridoxal 5'-phosphate synthase lyase subunit PdxS, translating to MIKTRTEGTWEAKAGLARMLKGGVIMDVVTPEQAELAQAAGAVAVMALERVPADIRAQGGVARMSDPDMIKGIQQIVDIPVMAKCRIGHFVEAQILEAMDIDYIDESEVLTPADEKNHVYKFDFKVPFVCGATNLGEALRRIGEGAAMIRTKGEAGTGNVVEAVRHARSVLGSIRKLKVTPPEELMTIAKEMGAPYDLVKYVHENGCLPVVNFAAGGVATPADAALMMQLGMDGVFVGSGIFKSGDPEKRARAIVEAVSRFNDAEILAEVSKNLGEAMVGINISTLPDEERMADRGW from the coding sequence ATGATTAAGACAAGAACCGAAGGAACATGGGAGGCAAAGGCTGGACTGGCCCGTATGCTCAAAGGCGGCGTAATAATGGATGTCGTTACTCCGGAACAGGCTGAACTTGCACAGGCTGCCGGAGCTGTCGCTGTAATGGCACTTGAGAGGGTTCCTGCTGATATTCGCGCTCAGGGTGGTGTAGCTCGTATGTCCGATCCGGACATGATAAAGGGTATTCAGCAGATTGTTGATATTCCGGTAATGGCCAAATGCAGAATAGGCCATTTTGTTGAAGCTCAAATCCTTGAAGCAATGGATATTGATTATATTGATGAATCGGAAGTGCTTACACCTGCCGATGAAAAAAATCATGTTTACAAGTTCGATTTCAAGGTTCCATTTGTCTGCGGAGCCACAAATCTCGGTGAAGCCCTCAGAAGAATTGGTGAAGGTGCCGCTATGATCCGGACAAAGGGTGAGGCCGGTACAGGAAATGTCGTGGAAGCCGTCAGACATGCAAGATCCGTTCTTGGATCAATTAGGAAGCTGAAGGTTACCCCTCCTGAGGAACTTATGACAATAGCAAAAGAGATGGGCGCTCCTTATGATCTTGTGAAATATGTTCATGAAAATGGTTGTCTGCCTGTTGTCAATTTCGCCGCGGGAGGCGTTGCCACTCCAGCGGACGCAGCATTGATGATGCAGCTTGGAATGGACGGTGTTTTTGTAGGCAGCGGTATATTCAAGAGCGGTGACCCAGAGAAACGCGCAAGGGCTATCGTTGAAGCCGTAAGCAGGTTCAATGACGCTGAGATACTGGCCGAAGTTTCTAAAAACCTGGGGGAAGCCATGGTCGGTATCAACATCTCCACCCTTCCAGATGAAGAACGTATGGCTGACAGGGGCTGGTAG